The Nicotiana tabacum cultivar K326 chromosome 1, ASM71507v2, whole genome shotgun sequence genome segment AACTATAGGCATCAGGACATCTTTGTTTGAACCATCTTGATAACTCTGTAGGACCACAAGGTCCTTGTGTGCAACAATATTGTTGTCCTCCAAATGTTGTACatgggttgttacatcctccagGTACCCTAAGTGCACCAGGGCATTCACCATTTATATTAGCTGTGCATTGAATTCCGTGACATTTTCCAGGACCAGGCTTAGTCGGGCCAAAAGACATAGGAATGTTGAATCCATCGATTACAGAAATGTCCCAGAAATCTAAGTTACTGAATTGGTTCAATGCGTATTCGGCTAAAGTGTTTGGTGGTTTACCCCACCCTTTGCATTCTAGGACTCCACCGCAATCACCGGTTTGACACCAACCTCTACCGGCACCATCAAAGTTGCAATTAGTACGACCCCATATACGTGCCATTTTAGTACCCGGTGGGGCCCAGAACCACCAGCTTTGACCTCGCTCGAGGCGTCGGCCGCCGCCTACAGGGGTTGCCGCCGCCCAGACGGTGTATGGGCAGTTGTTATGGACCTCAAATACGCCGGAAGCATGAGTATAAGTCACAAAGGCAAGAAGGAAGAATACTAAACAAGTTATCAAGTGACTCATTTTAGTGGACACTTTAGTAAGAAGATTGGTTGTTGGATGTATTGACATTTGAGTTAAGGGGGCTTATATAGTGGTATGGCGGCTTTTTGCACTATAGACAATAATAGTACTAATATATATTGGCACttgatatattattattatattaataaAGGAATGATCATGAAAGATGCTTTGGTAAAGATAGAGCTAGGCGGCTAAATGTAAAGGCCTGACAAGTGACACTtattatatacatacatatatagaAACTAAATAATTTATTTGGTGATAATGATCACGAGCAAACTTTGTCACGCTAATATGTCCACTTGAAATAATACGCCACCGATAATATCCACTGTAAAACAACATGGACTTAGCTAGAAACTCAGATATGTGTCGAGTTTAGTAGCTtttattcaaatattatatttatgtaAGAAATTTATTAAGcatgtacaaatattaaatttagaacacAATAAACACTTGAAGCCGTTGTAAGATTCAGAAATTATATAATTGAAATACTTGCTCCGCTCCGTAAAACAAGATATACAGCCTTCAAGCAATACATTTTGTTCAGTCGGGTCATATTCCACTATTTTTCACTACTTTTACTTCACGTTTTTTACAAGCTATTTATCCAGTACATCCTTTGAACTGaaatcataattatttacctgCAATTATTACTATTTACCTGCAATTATTACTATAGGTATCCCTAGCtacttaattttatttaaaattaattataattagCACTAGTTTATGGAATTTGGAGATGGCTGTGCGCACAAGTTAGCTTTGTGGAATTTGGAGATGAGCTTTGCAGCCGGTTTCAATCTTTCGACTACATTTGCTATTGGAGTTACTGAGTAAAATACTTATTTCCAGTCGGGTGTGTTTACCCTAAATTTATGAATGCATGCTATTAgtcttcacacacacacacacacacacatatatatatatatatatatatatagcttaataACCCTGGTTAAATGATACAATATATTATCAGTTTAATGAATAAATATTTGCCTAATTATTACCCACTCTGCATTACCAAGTCTTCATAAATGAAAGATTTATAATCAAGAAATTAGATCAAGAATTCTAACATATATCAAGTGGATAACTAATAGAAAACGTATATGCATCTACAGTCAAAAAAGTTAAGCAAATGGGGTTGGCGTAGAGGTGGATCTTCAACGTTGTGCAATTCGGAATTCCCCAAATTATTGACCATTTATAGATCAAGTTCATATATAAGTTAGTCTAATTTTGACTTAACAATTGTTAcaattctatttttcattttcaagaaaaatatagtTGTGCATCCGATATTGGAGACCAATATGTAATACAGATTAGCTTCTATGTtcacaatatataaatataattgtcAGACTCTTACGAATAGCCGCCAGCACCGCATCTTtcaaaattattcctttataaatataataatatatcaAGTGCCAATTTATATATGATTAATGTCTATAGTGCAAAAAGCCGCCATACCCCTATATAAACCCTTAACTCAAATGGCAATATATTCAACAACCAATCTTCTCACTAAAATGAGTAACTTAACAACTTGTTTAGTGTTCTTCCTCCTTGCCTTTGTGACTTATACTTATGCTTCCGGCGTATTTGAAGTCCATAACAACTGCCCATACACCGTATGGGCGGCGGCAACCCCTGTAGGGGGTGGCAAACGTCTCGAACGAGGTCAAAGCTGGTGGTTCTGGGCCCCACCGGGTACTAAAATGGCACGTATATGGGGTCGTACCAATTGCAACTTTGATGGTGCTGGTAGAGGTTGGTGTCAAACCGGTGATTGTGGTGGAGTCTTAGAATGTAAAGGGTGGGGTAAACCACCAAACACTTTAGCTGAATACGCGTTGAACCAATTCAGCAACTTAGATTTCTGGGACATTTCTGTAATTGATGGATTCAACATTCCTATGTCTTTTGGCCCGACTAAGCCTGGCCCTGGAAAATGTCACGGAATTCAATGCACAGCTAACATAAATGGTGAATGCCCTGGTGCACTTAGGGTACccggaggatgtaacaacccatGTACAACATTTGGAGGACAACAATATTGTTGTACACAAGGACCATGTGGTCCTACTGAGTTATCAAGATGGTTCAAACAAAGATGTCCTGATGCCTATAGTTATCCTCAAGATGATCCAACAAGTACATTTACATGCACAAGTTGGACTACAGATTATAAGGTTATGTTCTGTCCTTATGGAAGTGCACACAATGAAACAACAAATTTCCCATTGGAGATGCCTACAAGTACTCATGAAGTGGCTAAGTAGATCAGATTGAGTGGAGCTAGCCATCCTTTTCTTGTTGAATTTGCTTGCATTTTGGTCATTGTGTTTAATTTGTCTTTACACACATTTCCTAAACTTTGTTTTCTTGAAGTGGCTATGATGTGAATAACGATCGATCGATCACATATATTGTACTTCGTCTTTACTCATGATGTTTTCATTCTTCAATCAAGAGTGCATTTGGATTATTgtgtcatttttgttttttcttttgaattgttACGATTAAAGTCTTAAACCTTAGACCAAATAGAGAAATGAAAAAATAGTCTTGATAACATTCTAGAGTGCCCAGATCCGAAAATTTAAAATGGTAGGGCCAAGATTAAGATAAACTATTAGTAGCTCGTTAAAGGTAGTCAAAACATGGAAATCATTCTTTATAGGCGGCTTTTAAAACATTTTCAAGTACATCATTGTATCTCGGTATTTTTTacgctaaatatatatatattgtaaagATGTCATGTGTTCAAATTGAGACGCTTAAATTAAAATCTTGGATCCTTCTCGGCTTTATTGAATAATGATGCATACTACATGACTTATATGCGACTACTCCTGACAATAATAAGCAAAATCGTTGACATAGGGGTAAATGCGGAATTCGGGGACGGGGCGGACCACAAGCGTCTATTGAATAATGATGCATACTACATGACTTATATGCGACTACTCCTgaaaataataagcaaaatatCCTTGACATATGGGAAAAGATTATTAGTAGTATAACATTTATCTACTGATTCTCATTCTTGagtattactttatttatattttggaagTGACAGTTCAATAATTAAAGAGATATTCAAACTGTAGTTTCACCGTTCCAAGTTGTTGTCTTCTTCAAATGCTGTCCAGTTGGACGTATTGATCTCTTATACTCTAATTACAATTATTACTTCGTAAATATTTCCAAATTATCTTTACAAAAAGAAATTGTGCTTTGAGCGCCCTAATAGTCTAGTGGCTTTCGATGTTTAATTATTGATAGTAGAAATATTATCACTTCTAGCTCGCggcagaaactatttacatttggtagccgaaaaagtgtatatttttttgtatataacataaataatgtatatatatacaaaaaatatataaattttatatatttttcgactattatttttataGCGAGTATCTCTTCGTTAGAAAGCCCCTTTTTCTCCAAAGTCCCACCATGGCACCATTATAAAAAATAAGTCAAGTTGATAattaatagaaaaaaaatatgtcaagTGCATAATTAATAGAAAACATATGTTTATCTAGTGTCAAAAAGTTAAGAAAATGGGGTGCGTCGGGATATAGGTAAGTGGGGTCTTTTACGTTGcttttgttaattaattattgATTTGCGATATTGTCAAAAGATTAATATTTTCCGACGTAATTTTGTTGTTTTATCCTAATACAAGGTTAAGTCATTTCATTCCATCAATTTCTGTTAGGCTTAAATCAATCATCAGTCCATAAGCAaatagattttatttttattttttgacatttGCATTTTAGATTAATTTCTGTCCTAATATATGTAGGAGCGGTAACATATTTATTAAGTCTTTGTCGTATAATGATAATTGTTTGGATGTTTCAACATACATCTTTCTATAGTCGCATGCAGGCTCATGTCTCAATCTTCTATATGCAAAATATGAAgcttagtttttcttttagagATTTCCTTTTTCTAATACCAGATGATTAGCAACTTAGTTTGAGTGATCACTGAATTTAAAAAAAGTAGGaaaattttatgaaacttgtgatcttaaataTGTTAGTAATATTAAAACATGGTCTTAAAGTAAATAgtgaaattaaaaattaaattattttcgaATAAAAAAAATAGGAGGCATTAATAATCTCTTTCCCATTACGTCAAAGAATTAGCTTATTTTCAGGAGGAATTGCATAGAAGTCAAGTAGCATGTGCAGAATAATTCAATTACGTACGTACTTGAAAATGTTTCTAAAAGCCGcctataaattattattttcatctaTTGACTTAAGACCGAAGTTAATGAGCTCCAAATAGTTTATCTTATCCTACCATTTTATACTTTCAACGTCTGGGTCCTATGCTAGAATATTATCaatacctttttttttgtttgttttgtttattggtTTAAGCTTAAGACTTTACTAAAACTTCAAAAGAAAAACAATATAAAAACGATAATCCAAATGCATTATTGATCTATATAACATCAAGACAAAAATACATATGTGACTCTTATTCAGGTCTTAGGTTTATTACAGCAAAGATCATGACTTGATCACTTCAAACAAAGTACGTAACTATAAAAACGAGTCAAATAGATTGTCTTACACTAACGTGTCGATAGAATAATTTGACCAAAAGGTGATCTTATTACAGAAATAGCCACTCTACTTAGCCACTTCATCACTTCCAGGCATTTCCAAGGGAAAATTTGGGTGAGCTTGACCATTAGGACAAAAGATAACCCTATAATTTGTACTACCACCAGGGCAAGTAAAAGTGCTAGTAGGATCATCTTGTGGGTAGCTATAGGCATCAGGGcatctttgtttgaaaaattttgagaaaaatgtaGGACCACAAGGTCCTTGTGTGCAACAATATTGTTGTCCTCCGAATGTAGTACAAGGGTTATTACATCCTCCGGGAACCCTAAGTTCGCGGGGACATTCGCCGTTTATATTAGCCGTACAATGAATTGCATGGCATTTCCCTCCACTAGGGTTAGTCGGGGCGAAAGTCATCGGAATGTTGAATCCATCAACTAAAGAAATGTCCCAGAAATCTAAACCACTGAATTGGTCCAAAGCGTATTCAGCCAAGGTGTTTGGTGGTTTACCCCACCCGGTGCACTGTAGGACTCCACCACAGTCACCGGTTTGGCACGTACCCCTACCAGCAGCATTGAAGTTACAATTAGTACGGCCCCATACACGTGCCATTTTAGTACCTCGTGGCGCATTGATCACCCAAGTTTGGCCTCGATCGAGACGCCGGCCACCGCCTATGGGTGTCGACGCCGCCCAAACGGTGTACGGACAGTTGTTTCGGACCTCGATAGTGGCAGCATAAGTATAAGTCACCAAGGCAAGGAggaagaaaacaaaagaagatCTCAAGTTGCCCATGTTGTTGGACATTTTTTTTAACAAGTTGGGTTGTTGGATATAGTGACAAATTGTTTAGtggtttatataggggaatggCGGCTTTTCGTACTATGGATATTAATCATAAATATTTATTAACATTTGACTAATAAACGGATATATCTCAAGGATGCTTTGGCAAAGATGGAGGCGGCGCTTAAACATAAGAGCCGcctaataattaattattttatgaatatagAAGTCAATTTATTTGGTAATAACGCTGACCTATAATCTCTGTAACGTGACACTTGTAACAATATCTCTTTTAGTCAATTTCTTGCTTTCTTTTATCTATACCATTTTTTAATTCGCAAGAAATTGACAGATAGCCACTTTTTGGCAGATAGCCATCATTTTAAAGCTATTCAATATTTAGTTTTTAATGTGAAAATAAAACTCAAACAATAATATTCgtcacaaaaatataaaaaaattataagaaatttATTAGAGTTTGTTTATCAGTTTGAACTCCACATTTTGTACTTCCGAAATTTTTTATGGAGTTTGCACCGATCATAAATTTTTCCTGTAGTTTTAATACTGAAATCCTGGATTTcactttaatttttatatatagatGATGTTATATTGTCCCCCACATAGTTTTTTcttccttcattttctttttgagaACTATTACATCGATTTATATAGCAGCTCATTAATTAGATATCGttattctggatgtagaataagCGCAGAGAAGAACACAGAAAAATTATACCAGTCAGGTAGATTTAATGAACAATTTAAGAAGTACATCGATTGCAGATAAAATAAAGTTACGCCGATTCTGTGAAATTTGTTTAACAATAAAACTAGCACAAAATCATGCTAATCGAATAAAATTTGTGAACACTTAACAATAAAAGTAGAATAAATATAACATAAATTCTAGCGATCCAATAGAAAAATCTCTGAAGAACTATATAGGTCCAGAGCTCATTCTTTAAGTACATTAAAAAATGAAGACAATATTTAAAGACCAACCCCTTATAGGTTGTTGCTTTTTTACTAAATCTACATAAAATTTACGGAAAAAGGTCCAAATATGGCTTTGTAatatacgaaattgagcacatttacCCTttgttaatactttagctcataTATACTCGTACCGTCACATaattggtccatatatgcccttaccatacacatagttggtccatatatgtccttaccgtcacatagttgcCCTTTTTAAAAATGaatccacccaaactaattagctctttctttaattgtattaaagtgtattacaaacactatctactttttattagtactttttttctttacctttctcttttctttcttcttttttcttttcttatctttttttccctttttcattCTCCCATATCCGGTTTCCTCCATTTCCGGTGCCTTCTCCATTTTCGTTACCAATTTCACGTGATTTTATTCCTAAAAATCAAACTTGCACCACCAAAACCTTCCAACCGAGAAGGCTCTAGTTCTTCTGAAAAGAAGGAGATAAAAATTGTCGGAGAAATTTTTTtggtggtgttaatttggtgaagGTAGGATATAATTATTCAGATTTTGAAGGAGTTGTTCACTGTGGAGCTTCAGATCTGAAAGGAACAAGATCTTCAAAATTTGAATAATCATATCCTACCTTCACCCAATTAACACCACCGAAAAAATTTCTCCGATAATTTTCATCTCCTTCAGGTCAGAAGAACCTGTGGGGCTTGTAATAGTAAAATTAAcaggaattcatgagttttgtcaagttaaattgataaagaaaaaaaagtactaataaaaaggaaatagtgtttgtCATACATTTTAGTATAATTAACGGAAGAGCTAAATAATTTGGATGGATTCTATTTCAAAAAGGGATATATagaccaactatgtgacggtaaggaCATATTTGGACCGTTACCGGAAAATTTATAAAACAATCAGTTACGAAACTAAGTCTAGTGTAATACTACCAGAACATCAACTGATACAAAAGTCGACAAAAAGAAATTCTTTATCATCTACAACACATCAAGCTTATCTTCAACATATTAAATTAAGTCTATTATGGCTGCTTAGAGCAACACGTAGCTCATGAAGATTTGAGGCCAAAAAATCTCCTATAAATATATCACTGTAAAACTAAACAAATCTAACACATCAGAACATATATagtttcctttcttttattcttcaAAGACTATGGTGAAGTTTGCTCACGTCGTTGCTTTCTTGCTTCTTGCATCACGTTAGCCATTTCTCACTCTCATTCTCACATTTATTTCTACGTTATATTTCTTTCACATTTATTTCTATttattcaaaaaaacaaaaaacaaaaaaaaaaacttatgtgAATTGTTTTATGAACAGTTATTCAACCCCTCACTGCTCGAGATTTGGAAATCAATGTCTTGCAACTTGATGTGTCTCAGTCTGGTTGCCCAGGTTCggtttttattcttaatttcatCTTTTCTACTTATTCCAATAttaattagtttatttttctatttctgtttctgTTGATGTCACTGATTTATTGTCAattgtttattttcttctttttgagccgACGATTTTTCAGAAATAGCCCCCTTACCCTTACATTTTGCCCTCCctaaaccccacttgtgggatttttactgggttattgttgttgtggtATATTTCAACAATATATCCAAATTTATGTATTATCATTATTACTAGTGAAATTTAGTTCATTTATTctaatataaatttaattgtgaTGCATAGTACTgttaaatttatatataatagtGCATATATATTATTGTTTGATATTCTTTAATTTCATAATAATATCTCTCTCACACACATTATACGTGTATAAATTATAGGAGTGACAAAGGAAAGATGGCCAGAACTTCTTGGGACACCAGCTAAGTTTGCTATGCAAATAATTCAGAAGGAAAATCCAAAACTAACTAATGTTCAAACTATACTGAATGGTGGTCCTGTTACAGAAGATTTAAGATGTAATCGTGTTCGTCTTTTTGTTAATGTATTGGACTTTATTGTACAAACTCCCCAGATTGGTTAAGGGATGATATATTTATGTAGCCTCCAGAAAAT includes the following:
- the LOC107787802 gene encoding osmotin-like protein: MSIHPTTNLLTKVSTKMSHLITCLVFFLLAFVTYTHASGVFEVHNNCPYTVWAAATPVGGGRRLERGQSWWFWAPPGTKMARIWGRTNCNFDGAGRGWCQTGDCGGVLECKGWGKPPNTLAEYALNQFSNLDFWDISVIDGFNIPMSFGPTKPGPGKCHGIQCTANINGECPGALRVPGGCNNPCTTFGGQQYCCTQGPCGPTELSRWFKQRCPDAYSYPQDDPTSTFTCTSWTTDYKVMFCPYGSAHNETTNFPLEMPTSTHEVAK
- the LOC107787812 gene encoding osmotin-like protein precursor — encoded protein: MSNLTTCLVFFLLAFVTYTYASGVFEVHNNCPYTVWAAATPVGGGKRLERGQSWWFWAPPGTKMARIWGRTNCNFDGAGRGWCQTGDCGGVLECKGWGKPPNTLAEYALNQFSNLDFWDISVIDGFNIPMSFGPTKPGPGKCHGIQCTANINGECPGALRVPGGCNNPCTTFGGQQYCCTQGPCGPTELSRWFKQRCPDAYSYPQDDPTSTFTCTSWTTDYKVMFCPYGSAHNETTNFPLEMPTSTHEVAK
- the LOC107787819 gene encoding osmotin precursor; protein product: MSNNMGNLRSSFVFFLLALVTYTYAATIEVRNNCPYTVWAASTPIGGGRRLDRGQTWVINAPRGTKMARVWGRTNCNFNAAGRGTCQTGDCGGVLQCTGWGKPPNTLAEYALDQFSGLDFWDISLVDGFNIPMTFAPTNPSGGKCHAIHCTANINGECPRELRVPGGCNNPCTTFGGQQYCCTQGPCGPTFFSKFFKQRCPDAYSYPQDDPTSTFTCPGGSTNYRVIFCPNGQAHPNFPLEMPGSDEVAK
- the LOC107787825 gene encoding proteinase inhibitor I-A precursor, with product MVKFAHVVAFLLLASLIQPLTARDLEINVLQLDVSQSGCPGVTKERWPELLGTPAKFAMQIIQKENPKLTNVQTILNGGPVTEDLRCNRVRLFVNVLDFIVQTPQIG